One segment of Bacteroidales bacterium DNA contains the following:
- a CDS encoding tetratricopeptide repeat protein, which translates to MSKKKSDKAEVRVEGVEHALTKAEQFLETYQKHIMWAVGIILAIVVLYMAFQRYYVEKRSNEAAEQMFPAEQYFESDNWELALDGDGNNLGFVDIVSDYKFTPSANLAKYYAGICYLNLGEYESAVDYLAKFKSKDIILSSIALGGIGDAYAGLEDIDKAISFYKKAADNKKNEFTTPLYLLRAGILLEQQGRYKEAAESFNRIKKEYSSSTEGRSIDKYLTRVEIKQQQGS; encoded by the coding sequence ATGTCTAAGAAAAAGAGTGATAAAGCCGAAGTAAGAGTAGAAGGCGTAGAACATGCCCTGACCAAAGCAGAACAGTTTCTGGAAACTTATCAGAAACACATTATGTGGGCTGTAGGGATCATATTGGCTATTGTGGTTCTTTACATGGCATTTCAACGTTACTATGTCGAGAAAAGATCTAATGAAGCTGCAGAGCAAATGTTTCCTGCCGAACAATATTTCGAAAGCGATAATTGGGAATTGGCGCTGGATGGCGATGGAAACAATCTAGGTTTTGTCGACATCGTCAGTGATTACAAGTTCACTCCGTCTGCCAATCTGGCCAAATATTATGCCGGGATATGCTACTTAAACTTAGGTGAATATGAGTCGGCAGTCGATTATCTGGCTAAATTCAAATCAAAAGATATTATCTTATCCAGCATAGCACTGGGAGGTATCGGGGATGCTTATGCCGGACTCGAAGATATCGACAAAGCGATCAGTTTTTATAAAAAAGCGGCCGATAATAAAAAGAATGAGTTTACCACACCATTATATCTGCTGAGAGCAGGCATATTACTGGAACAACAAGGACGGTACAAAGAGGCTGCCGAATCATTCAATCGTATCAAGAAAGAATATTCCAGCAGTACTGAAGGACGGAGTATTGATAAGTACCTTACCCGTGTGGAAATAAAACAACAACAGGGTAGTTAA
- a CDS encoding cellulase family glycosylhydrolase has protein sequence MNAFNRRDFLKKSGMAAALLGLSGNIHSFATAPKNKLPRWRGFNVLDFFSPHPYRPGQRNASTEDDFKWMSDWGFDFVRIPMAYPSYLKYTQESGKLITPEETVDFREEAVEAVEKLVYMANKYRLHVSLNLHRAPGFCINAGFHEPFNLWKDTEAQNAFYTHWDMWSKRFKNVSPKLLSFDLVNEPCFKEDMNDQFSPSKAVPGDIYRKIAIGCLNVIHKQTPDRLVVADGNHGGSLVIPELTDLNIGQSCRGYYPHFVSHYRASWVWKNPDDAPVPVWPGKIDGQEFNRQVLENFYRPWTDLVKQGVGVHCGECGCFRETPHNVFLAWFNDQLSILTEHGIGWGLWNFRGDFGMLDSGRKDVNYENWYGHQLDRKLLTLLQKY, from the coding sequence ATGAATGCTTTTAACCGTAGGGATTTCTTAAAAAAAAGCGGCATGGCTGCTGCTTTGCTGGGATTGTCGGGCAATATCCATTCTTTTGCTACAGCCCCGAAAAACAAGTTACCCCGGTGGCGTGGGTTCAATGTCCTCGACTTTTTTTCTCCTCATCCGTATCGTCCCGGGCAGAGAAATGCATCCACCGAAGATGATTTCAAATGGATGTCGGACTGGGGCTTTGACTTTGTCCGTATCCCGATGGCATATCCGAGCTATTTGAAATATACGCAGGAAAGCGGAAAACTGATCACTCCTGAGGAAACAGTCGATTTCAGGGAAGAAGCGGTCGAAGCTGTGGAAAAACTGGTATATATGGCCAATAAATACAGGTTGCATGTGAGTCTGAACCTGCATCGTGCTCCCGGTTTCTGTATCAATGCAGGATTCCATGAACCCTTCAATTTATGGAAAGATACAGAGGCGCAAAACGCGTTTTATACCCATTGGGATATGTGGAGTAAGCGCTTCAAAAATGTATCACCAAAGCTTCTGAGTTTTGATCTGGTCAATGAACCATGTTTCAAGGAGGATATGAACGACCAGTTCTCACCGTCAAAAGCTGTTCCGGGCGACATTTACCGGAAGATAGCCATCGGCTGCCTGAATGTGATCCACAAGCAAACACCGGACAGGCTGGTTGTAGCAGACGGCAATCATGGCGGTTCACTGGTAATACCCGAACTGACCGACCTGAATATCGGGCAAAGCTGTAGAGGATACTACCCCCATTTTGTTTCCCATTACCGTGCTAGTTGGGTCTGGAAAAATCCGGATGATGCACCTGTTCCCGTTTGGCCGGGAAAAATCGATGGACAGGAGTTCAACAGACAAGTGCTTGAAAATTTTTACCGGCCATGGACCGATCTGGTCAAACAGGGGGTGGGAGTACACTGCGGTGAATGCGGATGTTTCCGGGAAACACCTCATAACGTGTTTCTGGCCTGGTTCAACGACCAGCTCAGTATCCTGACTGAACATGGTATCGGATGGGGATTATGGAACTTCCGGGGGGATTTCGGAATGCTGGATTCGGGAAGGAAAGATGTAAATTATGAAAACTGGTATGGACACCAACTGGATCGAAAGCTGCTGACATTACTTCAAAAGTATTGA
- a CDS encoding YcxB family protein — translation MKIIFPVIFTFLGVSLLFANSGLDYLGFTGFLFLALLWFFFYPKWESRHYLRQYKAFVKGHYPEGKEESLMLEIGNDHIKANDNVDEGSVATSEIESIDEIPSMFFILLKGGEGFIIPKNQVDFSHVKTKLIEISKYLNVPYILNENWKWA, via the coding sequence ATGAAAATTATATTTCCTGTGATCTTTACCTTTCTGGGTGTTTCATTGCTTTTTGCAAATAGCGGGTTAGATTATTTAGGTTTTACCGGCTTTTTGTTTTTGGCGTTACTGTGGTTTTTTTTCTATCCGAAATGGGAAAGCCGTCATTATCTAAGGCAATATAAGGCATTTGTAAAAGGACATTATCCTGAGGGAAAAGAGGAGTCTTTAATGCTGGAAATCGGGAATGATCATATTAAGGCAAATGACAATGTAGATGAAGGAAGTGTTGCTACTTCTGAAATAGAATCGATTGATGAAATACCTTCAATGTTCTTTATCCTATTGAAGGGAGGGGAGGGTTTCATTATTCCCAAAAATCAGGTTGACTTTAGTCATGTGAAAACAAAACTGATAGAGATTTCAAAATATCTTAATGTTCCATATATTTTGAATGAAAATTGGAAATGGGCATAG
- the ribH gene encoding 6,7-dimethyl-8-ribityllumazine synthase, with product MATQNLSQYNPEEVPSAKGMKIGIVVSEWNNEITFALRDGAIELLTKQGIDPNDITLRYVPGSFELTSGAQMMAGYTAVEAVICIGCVIQGETPHFDYICQGVTTGLTKVSIDFEIPVIFGVLTTLNQEQALDRAGGKLGNKGVEAAVTAIKMVTLKNDFQRFE from the coding sequence ATGGCCACCCAGAATCTTTCACAATATAATCCGGAAGAAGTTCCTTCAGCCAAAGGAATGAAGATAGGTATCGTTGTTTCGGAATGGAACAATGAAATCACTTTCGCTTTAAGGGATGGTGCCATAGAATTATTGACCAAGCAGGGCATCGACCCTAACGATATCACATTACGTTACGTCCCGGGAAGTTTTGAATTGACTTCAGGCGCACAGATGATGGCGGGATACACTGCTGTTGAAGCAGTAATATGTATCGGATGTGTGATCCAGGGAGAAACGCCTCATTTCGATTATATTTGCCAGGGTGTCACTACCGGACTGACGAAAGTATCCATTGATTTTGAAATTCCTGTTATTTTTGGCGTCCTTACGACCCTTAATCAGGAGCAGGCGCTTGATCGTGCCGGCGGAAAGCTCGGAAATAAAGGTGTAGAAGCGGCTGTTACTGCCATCAAAATGGTGACGTTAAAAAACGATTTCCAAAGATTTGAATAA
- a CDS encoding lysophospholipid acyltransferase family protein codes for MRKLSRWILRVFGWKTITTVPEPPKSVICVAPHTSNWDYIIGQLYYWSEGRKSSFLIKKSFFFFPLGIIFRKLGGIPVDRKNPSNVAKQVVEEFNRRETFHVAITPEGTRKLVKRWKMGFYQIAINAHVPIQLAYFDYAKKEVGITKIIYPSGKQAEDLEEIQFFFKGVTARHPENFYLKES; via the coding sequence ATGCGAAAATTAAGCAGGTGGATTTTGAGGGTATTTGGCTGGAAAACAATAACCACCGTTCCGGAACCGCCTAAAAGCGTTATTTGTGTTGCTCCCCATACGAGTAACTGGGATTATATTATCGGGCAATTGTATTACTGGTCGGAAGGCAGGAAATCTTCTTTCCTGATCAAAAAATCATTTTTCTTTTTCCCTTTAGGTATTATTTTCAGAAAACTGGGAGGGATCCCTGTTGACAGGAAAAATCCGAGTAATGTGGCCAAACAGGTAGTAGAAGAATTTAACCGTCGTGAAACTTTTCATGTGGCCATTACACCGGAAGGAACCCGGAAACTGGTAAAAAGATGGAAGATGGGTTTCTATCAGATTGCTATTAATGCGCATGTGCCCATTCAACTGGCTTATTTCGATTATGCGAAAAAAGAAGTAGGAATAACCAAAATTATTTATCCATCGGGAAAACAGGCAGAAGATTTAGAGGAAATACAGTTTTTTTTTAAAGGGGTAACGGCCCGTCATCCGGAAAATTTTTACCTGAAAGAATCATAG
- a CDS encoding DUF3788 domain-containing protein, protein MEKDGQVMLLRNKEIEPTGEVLENALGEEVFGVCKELLEIVTKEFGLEYEWRYYNDGKAWLCKLTNKKKTIFWLSIWEKYVKTSFFFTQKTRSGVFDLPISEKIKEDFDRSEATGKLIPLILDLKKKEQLKDFQELVKYKKSLK, encoded by the coding sequence ATGGAAAAAGATGGTCAGGTAATGTTGCTGAGAAATAAAGAGATCGAACCTACTGGGGAGGTCCTGGAAAATGCTCTCGGAGAGGAGGTTTTTGGCGTTTGTAAGGAATTATTGGAGATCGTTACAAAAGAATTCGGTTTGGAATATGAGTGGAGATATTATAATGATGGTAAAGCATGGCTTTGTAAATTAACTAACAAGAAGAAGACAATTTTTTGGCTTTCAATTTGGGAGAAATATGTAAAAACGAGTTTTTTTTTCACACAGAAAACACGTTCCGGAGTTTTTGATTTACCGATAAGTGAGAAAATTAAAGAGGATTTTGATCGATCTGAAGCTACTGGAAAACTGATCCCATTGATTTTAGACCTGAAAAAGAAAGAACAATTGAAAGATTTTCAGGAGCTCGTAAAATATAAAAAAAGCTTAAAGTAG
- a CDS encoding OmpA family protein: MKNGILIALLFINFSAIAQQKGHYLSIEGGVGFSTLQYKLDDGNRKGGLGLDGKLGYTFFFTPNWGIGTGLGISRYVTKGTIDNGLFSFEGQIDSEGDVYRRDVYLYNWKEKQKSPFLEIPLLASFQYKFKEEQKFMLYANAGLKFQFPMKKKYNVEKGDVETQGYYARWNVILIDKGHGFSTVHDYHPSGKFKLNMGMAATIEAGFLYELDERWDLFAGVAMNYGFLDMKKESEALVFINTNNETDYRSMLSSNSIGKVRSFSVTGQVGVRFRLGAKKKRDLPPPQKDIIPEIVVIHDRNTAMEDSLKRENERLRKEKFDEDMYILLQPIDQYRISIVTLTDEQKKRIDKNIEILKEYPDLKIRLEGHTCDIDNSHRHINKEIGLHRAENVEQYLIENGISPSRLSVSSKGESEPRVPNDSEGNRRRNRRVMFVVVE, encoded by the coding sequence ATGAAAAACGGAATACTGATCGCATTATTGTTCATCAACTTTTCTGCCATAGCACAACAGAAAGGCCATTACTTAAGCATAGAGGGAGGAGTCGGGTTCTCCACCTTACAATATAAACTGGATGACGGAAACCGCAAAGGAGGACTGGGGCTTGACGGTAAATTAGGCTACACCTTCTTCTTTACTCCTAACTGGGGAATCGGTACCGGGCTGGGAATATCGCGGTATGTAACGAAAGGAACCATTGACAACGGGCTATTTTCCTTTGAAGGTCAGATCGATAGCGAAGGTGATGTATACCGGAGAGATGTATATCTCTACAATTGGAAAGAAAAACAGAAATCACCGTTTCTGGAGATCCCGTTACTGGCAAGTTTTCAATATAAGTTCAAAGAAGAACAAAAATTCATGTTATATGCCAATGCAGGGTTAAAATTCCAATTCCCGATGAAAAAGAAATATAATGTGGAAAAAGGCGATGTGGAAACACAGGGCTATTATGCTAGGTGGAATGTAATCCTCATCGATAAAGGACATGGGTTCTCTACCGTCCATGACTACCACCCGTCCGGAAAATTCAAACTGAATATGGGAATGGCCGCTACAATAGAAGCCGGATTTCTGTATGAACTGGATGAAAGATGGGATTTATTTGCAGGAGTTGCTATGAATTACGGATTTCTGGATATGAAGAAAGAATCAGAAGCATTGGTATTTATAAATACCAATAATGAAACAGATTACCGAAGTATGTTGTCTTCAAATTCCATCGGAAAGGTGAGGTCATTTTCTGTTACGGGACAAGTGGGAGTCCGTTTTCGTTTAGGTGCCAAAAAGAAGAGGGATCTTCCTCCTCCCCAAAAAGATATTATTCCTGAAATCGTTGTTATTCACGATCGCAACACAGCTATGGAAGACAGCTTAAAACGTGAAAATGAACGGCTGCGGAAAGAAAAATTTGACGAAGACATGTATATTTTACTGCAACCGATCGATCAATACCGGATCTCGATCGTCACATTAACCGATGAACAGAAAAAAAGGATCGATAAGAACATTGAGATATTGAAAGAATATCCGGATCTGAAAATAAGACTGGAAGGTCATACCTGCGACATCGACAACAGCCACAGGCATATCAATAAGGAAATAGGGTTGCACAGGGCCGAAAATGTAGAACAATACCTGATAGAAAACGGAATTTCTCCATCACGGCTTTCCGTATCCTCGAAAGGGGAGTCTGAACCACGCGTTCCGAATGATAGTGAAGGAAACCGAAGAAGAAACAGACGGGTCATGTTTGTCGTTGTAGAATAA
- a CDS encoding alpha-galactosidase: protein MKKYSIFLFFLFLPLLSVNADPLIRIFTDETDLVLQVAPNGRLYQIYFGTSLSNESEFQNLPYYVGSQKAHVQEVYPCSGMEDYFEPAFAIRHNDGNMTSLLKYVSHDVKKVDQNVTETVIFMKDDVYPLEVKLYYVTFGKENIIKSWTEIRHREKKPVTISQYASSMLYLDNREYYLTEYSGDWAKEMQMSSQQLQFGKKIIDTKLGSRAAMHAYPFFEVGLGQVSDEQTGQVLMGTLAWTGNFRYIFEIDNDHRLRVISGINPYASNYELKPDELFTTPEFIFTLSNEGTGKASRNFHDWARNYQLKDGKGDRLTLLNNWESTYFDFDEAKLEELMKEAKMLGVDMFLLDDGWFANKYPRVNDRAGLGDWEVMHSKLPNGVPHLVKAAKDAGVKFGIWIEPEMVNPKSELFEKHPDWVIKLPNRETYYFRNQLVLDLCNPKVQDFVFGVVDKLMTENPEIAFLKWDCNSPITNIYSPYLKDRQNQLYIDHVRGVYNVFRRVKEKYPDLPMMLCSGGGARCDYEALKYFTEFWCSDNTNPVERLYIQWGFSKYFPTKAMDAHVTSWNKKASIKFRTDVAMMCKLGFDISIKDMNSNEQAFCRQAVENYNRLKKVILDGDFYRLVSPYDGNHTSVMHVGKSKDKAVLYTYDIYPRYGERLLPVKLQGLDPDKKYKVEEINLMPEAKPSLKANSQVLSGDYLMKVGLEVFTTQHTFSRIIELTAQ from the coding sequence ATGAAGAAATATTCTATATTCCTGTTTTTTTTGTTTTTGCCATTACTATCGGTAAACGCTGATCCTTTGATCAGGATCTTTACGGATGAAACAGACCTGGTATTGCAGGTCGCTCCTAACGGAAGATTATACCAGATCTATTTCGGAACCAGCCTTTCCAACGAATCGGAGTTTCAGAACCTGCCATATTATGTTGGTTCGCAGAAAGCGCATGTGCAGGAAGTATACCCCTGTTCGGGAATGGAAGATTATTTTGAACCGGCTTTTGCGATCCGGCATAATGACGGGAATATGACTTCCCTGTTGAAATATGTCTCACATGATGTGAAGAAGGTCGATCAGAATGTAACAGAAACGGTGATTTTTATGAAAGATGATGTTTACCCGCTGGAAGTGAAGTTGTATTATGTCACTTTTGGAAAAGAGAACATCATTAAGTCATGGACGGAAATCAGGCATCGGGAGAAAAAACCGGTAACCATCAGTCAATATGCATCTTCCATGCTTTATCTGGATAACCGGGAATATTACCTTACCGAATACAGCGGTGACTGGGCAAAAGAAATGCAGATGAGCTCCCAGCAACTGCAATTCGGCAAAAAAATTATTGATACAAAATTAGGATCCAGGGCTGCCATGCATGCATATCCCTTTTTTGAAGTGGGGCTGGGGCAGGTCTCAGATGAACAAACCGGACAGGTTTTAATGGGTACACTGGCCTGGACTGGTAATTTCAGGTATATATTTGAAATCGATAACGATCACCGGTTAAGGGTTATATCTGGTATCAATCCCTATGCATCCAATTATGAGCTAAAACCGGATGAGTTGTTTACCACACCGGAATTCATCTTTACCTTAAGTAATGAAGGTACAGGAAAGGCCAGCCGGAACTTCCACGATTGGGCCAGGAATTACCAGCTGAAAGATGGAAAAGGTGACCGGTTGACGCTGTTAAATAACTGGGAATCCACTTATTTTGATTTTGATGAGGCAAAGCTGGAAGAGCTGATGAAAGAGGCAAAGATGCTCGGTGTCGACATGTTCCTGTTGGATGATGGATGGTTTGCCAATAAATATCCGAGAGTGAACGACCGGGCAGGATTGGGTGACTGGGAAGTGATGCACAGTAAATTACCCAATGGAGTTCCGCATCTGGTTAAGGCCGCTAAAGATGCAGGAGTGAAATTCGGTATATGGATTGAGCCGGAGATGGTCAATCCGAAAAGCGAGTTATTTGAAAAACATCCTGATTGGGTCATTAAACTACCCAATCGTGAAACCTATTACTTCCGTAATCAGCTAGTACTGGATCTTTGTAATCCTAAGGTACAGGATTTTGTATTCGGAGTGGTGGACAAGCTAATGACCGAAAATCCGGAGATCGCTTTTTTGAAATGGGATTGTAACAGTCCGATCACCAATATTTATTCACCTTACCTGAAAGACAGGCAGAACCAGTTGTATATAGACCATGTCCGTGGCGTATACAATGTCTTTCGCCGGGTTAAGGAAAAATATCCGGACCTTCCAATGATGCTTTGCTCCGGGGGCGGCGCGCGATGTGATTATGAAGCATTAAAATATTTCACTGAATTTTGGTGTAGCGATAATACCAATCCGGTGGAACGTTTATACATCCAGTGGGGATTTTCCAAATATTTTCCGACTAAGGCTATGGATGCGCATGTTACCAGCTGGAACAAGAAAGCCAGTATCAAGTTTCGTACAGATGTAGCCATGATGTGTAAGCTGGGCTTTGATATCAGTATCAAGGATATGAATAGTAACGAACAGGCTTTTTGCCGGCAGGCGGTAGAGAATTACAACCGGTTGAAAAAAGTGATCCTTGACGGCGACTTTTACAGGTTGGTATCTCCTTATGACGGCAATCACACTTCAGTGATGCATGTGGGGAAATCTAAAGATAAAGCCGTGCTGTACACTTATGATATTTATCCGCGTTATGGAGAACGTTTGCTTCCGGTGAAATTACAAGGACTGGATCCGGACAAAAAATATAAGGTAGAAGAGATCAACCTGATGCCGGAAGCCAAACCGTCGCTGAAAGCCAACAGTCAGGTACTTTCAGGTGATTACCTGATGAAAGTGGGGCTTGAGGTGTTTACCACCCAACATACATTCAGCCGGATTATAGAATTAACCGCCCAGTGA
- the elbB gene encoding isoprenoid biosynthesis glyoxalase ElbB, with amino-acid sequence MKKFAIVLSGCGVYDGAEIHEATMAMLAISKRGHQYQVFAPNIPQHHVVNHITGEEMPEKRNVLVESARIARGNIEDLTNFDASQYDILLFAGGFGAAKNLSDFAFKGDGYTVIQEVSKAIREMHNAGKPVGAMCVSPILIADVLKGVELTLGSPCGASDAAEKKGAIHHTTSHCEVTVDKKHKIATTPCYMLDANISQVAEGADNLVEELLKLV; translated from the coding sequence ATGAAAAAATTTGCAATTGTCTTATCCGGTTGCGGTGTTTATGACGGAGCCGAGATCCATGAAGCAACCATGGCCATGCTTGCCATATCCAAAAGAGGACATCAATATCAGGTATTTGCGCCCAATATTCCACAGCACCATGTTGTCAACCATATCACCGGAGAAGAGATGCCTGAAAAACGGAATGTACTGGTAGAATCAGCACGAATAGCCCGCGGTAATATTGAAGACCTGACTAACTTTGATGCATCGCAATATGATATCCTTTTATTTGCAGGAGGTTTCGGTGCGGCAAAGAACCTGTCTGACTTTGCCTTTAAAGGCGATGGATATACAGTGATCCAGGAAGTCTCCAAAGCCATCAGGGAGATGCATAATGCCGGAAAACCCGTAGGAGCCATGTGTGTCTCTCCTATCCTGATTGCCGATGTTCTTAAAGGTGTTGAACTGACACTGGGAAGTCCGTGCGGAGCGTCGGATGCAGCAGAAAAAAAGGGAGCCATACACCATACTACTTCTCACTGTGAAGTCACAGTAGATAAAAAACATAAGATCGCCACTACTCCCTGTTACATGCTGGATGCCAATATTTCACAGGTCGCAGAAGGAGCAGATAACCTGGTTGAAGAGTTATTGAAATTGGTATAA